One stretch of Streptomyces sp. NBC_00443 DNA includes these proteins:
- the prcA gene encoding proteasome subunit alpha, with product MSTPFYVSPQQAMADRAEYARKGIARGRSLVVLQYADGIVFVGENPSRALHKFSEIYDRIGFAAAGKYNEYENLRIGGVRYADLRGYTYDRDDVTARGLANVYAQTLGTIFSSAAEKPYEVELVVAEVGETPEGDQIYRLPHDGSIVDEHGSVAVGGNAELISNYLDQRHQDGVSLAEALKLAVQALSRESNGTQREIPAERLEVAVLDRTRPQSRKFKRIVGRQLARLLAAEGAATEAESADNGEDSDAEDSGSSEE from the coding sequence GTGTCGACGCCGTTCTATGTCTCACCCCAGCAGGCCATGGCCGACCGGGCGGAGTACGCCCGCAAGGGCATCGCCCGTGGCCGCAGCCTGGTCGTGCTGCAGTATGCCGACGGCATCGTGTTCGTCGGCGAGAACCCGTCCCGTGCGCTGCACAAGTTCAGCGAGATCTATGACCGGATCGGTTTTGCGGCCGCCGGTAAGTACAACGAGTACGAGAACCTGCGGATCGGCGGGGTGCGGTATGCCGATCTGCGTGGTTACACCTATGACCGTGATGATGTGACCGCGCGTGGTCTGGCCAACGTCTACGCCCAGACGCTGGGCACGATTTTTTCTTCCGCGGCGGAGAAGCCGTACGAGGTGGAGCTGGTCGTCGCCGAGGTCGGTGAGACGCCTGAGGGCGACCAGATCTACCGGCTGCCGCACGACGGCTCGATCGTGGACGAGCACGGCTCGGTCGCGGTCGGCGGCAATGCCGAGTTGATCAGCAATTACCTGGATCAGCGTCATCAGGACGGCGTGAGTCTCGCCGAGGCGCTGAAGCTGGCAGTCCAGGCCCTGTCGCGTGAGTCGAACGGTACGCAGCGGGAGATTCCCGCGGAGCGGCTCGAGGTCGCGGTGCTGGACCGTACGCGTCCGCAATCGCGCAAGTTCAAGCGCATCGTGGGCCGTCAGCTGGCCCGGCTGCTGGCGGCCGAGGGTGCGGCCACCGAGGCCGAGAGTGCCGACAACGGGGAGGACTCCGATGCGGAGGACTCCGGCAGTTCCGAGGAGTAG
- a CDS encoding MFS transporter, with product MTGAYLEVLRARHAARLLVGTLIGRLPNAVAALAIVLFVRAEGGSYSMAGGLAAVYGVANAVGQPLLGRLVDLYGQPRVQLPAAVASALAMGVFAFVGLGALPLAYAAVAASGLFTPPLEGGLRALWSSVLHKEGQVHTAYAMDAVAQEVMFTIGPLLLTLCASLWSAQTALLILNVIGVLGALSVVVSQPSRAWRSAPREAHWLGALRSAGLLALLAAFLFVGVAMGSIAVAAVSYADDHGGDVVYGWLMAGLGLGALIGGMVYGARQWGGEPARRLRWLVALLAVCYLPLTLMPGVVGMTLLAVLAGVFLAPCIACAFVLVDRHAPRGTVTEAFSWLVTTFTVGASVGTGLAGPVVEAGGALWGFAVPGAAGAVSLLVLLATGRVLAAPARGAVVAASSENDPNRAVEPRFSSGDRA from the coding sequence ATGACCGGCGCATACCTGGAGGTCCTCAGGGCGAGGCATGCCGCCCGGCTGCTCGTCGGCACGCTCATAGGCCGGCTGCCGAACGCCGTGGCCGCGCTCGCCATCGTGCTGTTCGTGCGCGCGGAGGGCGGCTCGTACAGCATGGCCGGTGGCCTGGCGGCCGTGTACGGGGTCGCCAACGCCGTCGGCCAGCCGCTGCTGGGGCGGCTGGTGGACCTGTACGGGCAGCCGCGCGTGCAGCTGCCCGCCGCCGTCGCGTCGGCGCTCGCGATGGGCGTGTTCGCCTTCGTGGGCCTCGGCGCGTTGCCTCTCGCCTATGCGGCCGTGGCCGCCTCCGGACTGTTCACGCCGCCCCTGGAGGGCGGTCTGCGGGCGCTGTGGTCGTCCGTCCTCCACAAGGAGGGCCAGGTGCACACGGCGTATGCGATGGACGCGGTGGCGCAGGAAGTCATGTTCACCATCGGTCCGTTGCTGCTCACGCTGTGCGCCTCGCTGTGGTCGGCGCAGACGGCGCTGCTGATCCTTAATGTGATCGGGGTGCTGGGCGCCCTGTCGGTGGTCGTGTCGCAGCCCTCGCGTGCGTGGCGGTCGGCGCCGCGTGAGGCGCACTGGCTGGGCGCGCTGCGCTCGGCCGGGCTGCTGGCACTCCTCGCGGCCTTCCTGTTCGTCGGCGTGGCGATGGGGTCCATCGCGGTCGCGGCCGTGTCGTACGCGGACGACCACGGCGGTGACGTCGTGTACGGCTGGCTGATGGCGGGTCTGGGACTGGGCGCGCTCATCGGCGGCATGGTGTACGGGGCGCGGCAGTGGGGCGGTGAGCCGGCGCGGCGACTGCGGTGGCTGGTCGCACTTCTGGCGGTGTGTTACCTGCCGCTGACGCTGATGCCGGGTGTGGTCGGGATGACGCTGCTGGCGGTGCTCGCGGGGGTGTTCCTCGCGCCGTGCATCGCTTGTGCGTTCGTGCTCGTGGACCGGCATGCGCCGCGTGGGACGGTCACCGAGGCGTTCTCGTGGCTTGTGACGACGTTCACCGTAGGCGCGTCGGTCGGAACGGGCCTGGCGGGGCCGGTCGTCGAGGCGGGCGGGGCGCTGTGGGGGTTCGCCGTGCCGGGGGCCGCGGGAGCCGTGTCCTTGCTGGTCCTGTTGGCCACGGGGCGGGTCCTCGCAGCTCCCGCCAGGGGTGCGGTCGTTGCGGCTTCATCGGAAAATGATCCAAACCGTGCTGTCGAACCCCGTTTCAGCTCAGGGGATCGGGCGTAA
- a CDS encoding FKBP-type peptidyl-prolyl cis-trans isomerase, with the protein MSIDKPEIDFPGGEPPADLEIKDIWEGDGPVAQAGQTVTVHYVGVAFSTGEEFDASWNRGAPFRFPLGGGRVIKGWDQGVQGMKVGGRRQLTIPAHLAYGNQSPTPAIQPGETLIFVVDLLGV; encoded by the coding sequence GTGAGCATCGACAAGCCCGAGATCGACTTCCCGGGCGGCGAGCCCCCGGCGGACCTCGAGATCAAGGACATCTGGGAGGGCGACGGCCCCGTCGCGCAGGCGGGTCAGACCGTCACCGTGCACTACGTGGGTGTCGCCTTCAGCACGGGCGAGGAGTTCGACGCCAGCTGGAACCGCGGTGCGCCGTTCCGCTTCCCGCTGGGCGGCGGCCGCGTCATCAAGGGCTGGGACCAGGGCGTGCAGGGCATGAAGGTCGGCGGCCGCCGCCAGCTGACCATCCCGGCCCACCTCGCCTACGGCAACCAGAGCCCGACCCCGGCGATCCAGCCCGGCGAGACGCTGATCTTCGTCGTCGACCTGCTGGGCGTCTGA
- a CDS encoding LacI family DNA-binding transcriptional regulator, protein MAHGSTRPTSRDVAQAAGVSQAAVSLVLGEKWRGRVSEATAERVREAARELGYRPNLAARNLRLGHTRTVLLVVPALTTEFFAGVYTGAARIAAHHGFGVVLYPSPEGIGPARDPFASAQAALDGVIASSMAADALTAIRGDQLPLVMLDSDPDGSLGAATVNLDITDGVRQVADHLLRLGHRRFLHLAADVPSWTFDVRADELATRIGEVPGTSLLTVRAPISIDGARTAAETALSAKGPRPTAIVCDDDKLAAGAYKAVRRLDLRIPDDISVTGLDDLALATAIDPELTTVRLDAELFGERGMQALLAVLEGREPEEGDIPVELVVRGSTAPPSTP, encoded by the coding sequence GTGGCACACGGCAGCACCCGCCCCACCAGCCGGGACGTCGCCCAGGCGGCGGGCGTCTCGCAGGCCGCGGTCTCCCTCGTCCTCGGCGAGAAGTGGCGCGGCCGGGTCTCCGAGGCCACCGCCGAACGCGTCCGCGAGGCCGCCCGCGAACTCGGCTACCGGCCCAACCTCGCCGCCCGCAACCTACGGCTCGGCCACACCCGCACCGTCCTCCTCGTCGTCCCCGCCCTCACCACGGAATTCTTCGCCGGCGTCTATACCGGAGCCGCCCGCATCGCCGCCCACCACGGCTTCGGCGTCGTCCTCTACCCCTCCCCCGAAGGCATCGGCCCCGCCCGCGACCCCTTCGCCTCCGCCCAGGCCGCCCTCGACGGCGTCATCGCCTCCTCCATGGCCGCCGACGCCCTCACCGCCATCCGCGGCGACCAGCTCCCCCTGGTCATGCTGGACAGCGACCCGGACGGCAGCCTCGGGGCCGCGACGGTGAACCTCGACATCACGGACGGCGTCCGTCAGGTAGCCGATCACCTGCTCCGCCTCGGCCACCGGCGCTTCCTGCACCTCGCAGCCGACGTGCCCTCCTGGACCTTCGACGTTCGGGCCGATGAGCTCGCCACACGCATCGGCGAGGTACCCGGCACCTCACTGCTCACCGTCCGCGCACCCATCTCCATCGACGGCGCCCGCACCGCCGCCGAGACCGCCCTCTCGGCCAAGGGCCCCCGCCCCACGGCCATCGTCTGCGACGACGACAAACTCGCCGCCGGCGCCTACAAGGCAGTACGCCGACTCGACCTGCGCATCCCCGACGACATCTCCGTCACCGGCCTGGACGACCTCGCCCTCGCCACCGCCATCGACCCCGAGCTGACCACCGTCCGCCTGGACGCCGAGCTCTTCGGGGAACGCGGCATGCAAGCCCTCCTGGCAGTCCTGGAAGGCCGTGAACCCGAGGAGGGCGACATTCCGGTCGAGCTCGTCGTACGGGGCTCCACAGCGCCGCCCAGCACCCCCTGA
- the pafA gene encoding Pup--protein ligase — protein sequence MDRRIFGLENEYGVTCTFRGQRRLSPDEVARYLFRRVVSWGRSSNVFLRNGARLYLDVGSHPEYATPECDNVTELVTHDKAGERILEGLLVDAERRLHEEGIAGDVYLFKNNTDSAGNSYGCHENYLVARHGEFSRLADILIPFLVTRQLLCGAGKVLQTPRGAVYCVSQRAEHIWEGVSSATTRSRPIINTRDEPHADAERYRRLHVIVGDSNMSETTMLLKVGATDLVLRMIEAGTVMRDLTLENPIRAIREVSHDITGRRKVRLASGREASALEVQREYYEKAVDFCERRGIRTGTVEQVLELWGRTLDSIEAEDLDRIGTEIDWVMKYKLIERYRAKHNMTMSHPRVAQIDLAYHDIHRRRGLYYLLEKKGQAARICNDLKIFEGKSVPPQTTRARLRGDFIRRAQEQRRDFTVDWVHLKLNDQAQRTVLCKDPFRSVDDRVEKLIAGM from the coding sequence ATGGACCGCCGCATTTTCGGGCTGGAGAACGAGTACGGCGTCACGTGCACGTTCAGGGGACAGCGCCGCCTGTCGCCTGACGAGGTGGCGCGGTACCTCTTCCGCCGTGTCGTGTCATGGGGCCGTAGCAGCAATGTCTTTCTGCGAAACGGCGCCCGCCTCTATCTCGACGTGGGCTCACATCCGGAATACGCGACACCCGAATGTGACAACGTGACCGAACTGGTCACCCACGACAAGGCCGGCGAACGCATTCTGGAAGGACTCCTGGTAGACGCGGAACGACGCCTGCACGAGGAAGGAATCGCGGGCGACGTCTACCTCTTCAAGAACAACACCGACTCGGCGGGCAACTCCTATGGCTGTCACGAGAACTATCTCGTCGCACGGCACGGGGAGTTCTCCCGGCTCGCGGACATTCTGATCCCGTTCCTGGTCACCAGGCAGCTTCTGTGTGGTGCCGGCAAGGTGCTGCAGACCCCGCGGGGCGCGGTGTACTGCGTCAGTCAGCGGGCCGAGCACATCTGGGAGGGCGTCTCCTCGGCGACGACCCGCTCCCGGCCCATCATCAACACCCGCGACGAGCCGCACGCGGACGCCGAGCGTTACCGGCGCCTGCATGTCATCGTGGGTGACTCGAACATGTCCGAGACGACCATGCTGCTCAAGGTCGGCGCGACCGACCTGGTGCTGCGCATGATCGAGGCGGGCACGGTGATGCGCGACCTGACCCTGGAGAACCCGATCCGGGCTATCCGCGAGGTCAGCCACGACATCACCGGGCGGCGCAAGGTGCGCCTGGCCAGTGGCCGAGAGGCATCGGCGCTGGAGGTGCAGCGCGAGTACTACGAGAAGGCCGTGGACTTCTGCGAGCGCCGCGGCATCCGTACGGGCACGGTCGAGCAGGTCCTGGAGCTGTGGGGCCGCACGCTGGACTCGATCGAGGCCGAGGACCTCGACCGGATCGGTACCGAGATCGACTGGGTCATGAAGTACAAGCTCATCGAGCGGTACCGGGCCAAGCACAACATGACCATGTCGCATCCGCGGGTCGCGCAGATAGACCTCGCCTACCACGACATCCACCGCCGTCGTGGGCTGTACTACCTGCTGGAGAAGAAGGGTCAAGCAGCCCGTATCTGCAACGACTTGAAGATCTTCGAGGGCAAGTCCGTGCCGCCGCAGACCACGCGGGCCCGGCTGCGCGGCGACTTCATCCGCAGGGCCCAGGAACAGCGCCGTGACTTCACGGTCGACTGGGTCCACCTCAAGCTCAACGACCAGGCGCAGCGCACGGTGTTGTGCAAGGACCCGTTCCGGTCGGTGGACGACCGGGTGGAGAAACTGATCGCCGGTATGTGA
- a CDS encoding FKBP-type peptidyl-prolyl cis-trans isomerase: MNYNTKRRVAALLAVPALLFTAACGSDSDSDGGETAGVAQVDGKVGEKPKISVPKEGDPSGKTVVETVSEGSGTAAKASDFVRLDWTVEKWGEDQELGGTWAATTTGESTPRRQSVEQIGKPSQQLPEKVLAAVKGQKPGSRVLVQGTAGDLIGESLNPSSGINQKDVLIWVVDVAGAGAVDAKGEAKGEQAATEAGLPEVKAPSQKAATITIPKNTKAPKDLKEQVLIKGDGKKVEAGQGLVAQYTGVKWEDGKKFDSSWDHGGATAFQIGTGSVVPGWDKGLVGKNVGDRVLLVIPPALGYGSSPNSELSKNTLVFVVDILDVV; encoded by the coding sequence ATGAACTACAACACGAAACGCCGTGTCGCGGCGCTGCTGGCCGTTCCCGCCCTGCTGTTCACCGCCGCGTGCGGCTCGGACAGCGACAGCGACGGGGGAGAGACGGCAGGGGTTGCCCAGGTCGACGGCAAGGTCGGGGAGAAGCCCAAGATCTCCGTGCCGAAGGAAGGCGACCCGTCCGGGAAGACCGTGGTCGAGACGGTCTCGGAGGGCAGCGGAACCGCCGCCAAGGCGTCCGACTTCGTGCGCCTGGACTGGACCGTCGAGAAGTGGGGCGAGGACCAGGAGCTGGGGGGCACCTGGGCGGCCACGACGACCGGTGAGAGCACGCCGCGCAGGCAGTCCGTCGAACAGATCGGCAAGCCGAGCCAGCAGCTGCCCGAGAAGGTCCTGGCCGCGGTCAAGGGGCAGAAGCCGGGCAGCCGTGTCCTCGTGCAGGGCACCGCGGGTGATCTGATCGGCGAATCGCTGAACCCGTCCTCTGGCATCAACCAGAAGGACGTACTGATCTGGGTGGTCGACGTGGCCGGTGCCGGCGCCGTCGACGCCAAGGGCGAGGCCAAGGGTGAGCAGGCGGCCACCGAGGCGGGCCTGCCGGAGGTGAAGGCCCCGTCGCAGAAGGCGGCGACCATCACCATCCCCAAGAACACCAAGGCCCCCAAGGACCTCAAGGAACAGGTGCTGATCAAGGGCGACGGCAAGAAGGTCGAGGCCGGTCAGGGGCTCGTGGCCCAGTACACCGGGGTCAAGTGGGAGGACGGCAAGAAGTTCGACTCCTCCTGGGACCACGGCGGCGCGACCGCCTTCCAGATCGGCACCGGCTCCGTCGTGCCAGGCTGGGACAAGGGCCTCGTCGGCAAGAACGTGGGCGACCGGGTGCTGCTGGTGATCCCGCCCGCCCTCGGCTACGGCTCCAGCCCCAACAGCGAGCTGTCCAAGAACACACTGGTCTTCGTGGTGGATATCCTCGACGTCGTCTGA